The Alkalinema sp. FACHB-956 genome contains a region encoding:
- a CDS encoding O-antigen ligase domain-containing protein: protein MFILIPIVLFGWLGIVFFLFKHLPPHRALIISFVTAYLFLPVYSYPIPGLPAYGKMSATCYAVLFSAIFLDWYYVKLFRPSLIDLPMLVWCTCPFMSSMMNGLGAYDGFRAASEQIAYWGVPYFFGRLYLGNLAGLKALAIGMLAGGVVYAPLCLFEFRMSPQLHTMLYGVPVNDYAFMQSIRKGGYRPILFNVHGLSVALWMALVTIIGIWLWQSGTLTRLWRISIHHLIGGLTAVVIIIQSTGAWLYLLLSFAILITIRFLRTTLLVLVLVATIASYLYVATTGAFNGDQLVQLVSSTINPERAQSLEFRFDNEKNLITKARQRMLFGWAGWGRSRVYNEYGLDVSVTDSFWVMTFGTTGVFGLTAVTTVILLPVVLLTYYYPAKTWLHPKIAPAAAIAIVLVFYMMDNLVNSMGNSVYVLAIGSLSGLIAQELRSEQLGLTGINLQVSEEFLQNQRTLQQALIAPEHTPSKPNRYLSS from the coding sequence ATGTTTATCCTCATTCCGATAGTTCTATTTGGCTGGCTGGGTATTGTTTTTTTTCTGTTTAAACATTTACCGCCCCACAGAGCACTCATTATTAGTTTTGTCACCGCCTATCTCTTTTTACCCGTTTACTCCTATCCCATTCCTGGGCTGCCTGCCTATGGAAAAATGAGTGCCACTTGCTATGCAGTTTTATTCTCCGCTATTTTCCTAGATTGGTACTACGTGAAATTATTTCGTCCCAGCCTGATCGATTTGCCCATGTTGGTCTGGTGTACTTGCCCTTTTATGTCCTCAATGATGAACGGCCTGGGAGCTTATGATGGATTTCGAGCTGCCTCAGAGCAAATCGCCTATTGGGGGGTCCCCTACTTTTTTGGCCGACTCTATTTAGGTAATCTAGCAGGTCTCAAAGCCCTCGCGATCGGGATGTTGGCTGGAGGCGTGGTTTATGCACCACTGTGTCTTTTTGAATTCCGGATGAGTCCCCAGCTCCACACAATGCTCTATGGGGTTCCGGTCAATGACTACGCATTCATGCAATCCATTCGTAAAGGGGGATATCGTCCCATTTTATTTAATGTTCATGGTTTGTCCGTTGCCCTCTGGATGGCACTCGTTACTATTATTGGTATTTGGCTGTGGCAATCTGGTACCCTCACTCGACTCTGGAGAATTTCCATTCACCATCTGATTGGGGGGTTAACGGCGGTTGTAATTATTATTCAGTCCACTGGAGCTTGGCTATATTTACTTTTATCATTTGCAATTCTAATTACTATCCGGTTCTTACGCACTACACTTTTAGTACTAGTCTTAGTCGCTACAATCGCTTCCTATCTATATGTCGCAACGACCGGCGCGTTCAATGGCGATCAGTTAGTGCAGTTAGTCTCCAGTACTATCAACCCCGAACGGGCTCAATCTCTGGAATTTAGGTTCGACAACGAGAAAAATCTAATTACTAAAGCCCGTCAGCGAATGTTATTTGGATGGGCCGGTTGGGGGAGATCGCGGGTTTATAACGAATATGGCTTGGATGTTTCCGTGACTGATAGCTTTTGGGTAATGACCTTTGGGACAACCGGAGTGTTTGGATTAACCGCAGTTACTACTGTCATTCTCCTCCCCGTTGTGTTGTTGACCTATTATTACCCTGCTAAAACTTGGTTGCATCCCAAAATTGCACCCGCCGCCGCAATTGCAATTGTCCTTGTTTTCTACATGATGGATAACTTGGTAAACTCTATGGGAAACAGTGTCTATGTATTAGCCATAGGCAGTCTATCAGGACTCATTGCCCAAGAACTTCGATCCGAGCAACTTGGTCTGACAGGCATTAATCTCCAAGTTTCGGAAGAATTTCTCCAGAATCAACGCACTCTCCAACAAGCTCTTATTGCACCGGAGCACACTCCCTCTAAGCCTAACCGTTATCTAAGCAGTTAA